The following DNA comes from Musa acuminata AAA Group cultivar baxijiao chromosome BXJ1-4, Cavendish_Baxijiao_AAA, whole genome shotgun sequence.
TCCGTCATCAGATCCGCGGCGGTAACCCTCGGTCAAGGTAGCTGTTGTTGAACCTGGCGAGCCCAATGGAGTCCCCGATGCCGAAGGCCAGGGGTCCACCCGTGGACGTCGCACCCGACGGAAACGAGTCATCAACTAGGTTAGCCAAGCAAGCCGATTGTCACCGGGATCGAGGCATTCTACGCGAAAAAGACAAAAGAAGTATGTCagaagtgggatttgaacccacgccctcttTCGAAGACCAGAACTTgagtctggcgccttagaccactcgGCCATCCTGACGTTATTATTGTAATAACGGATTCATCCTCTCCCTAACAAACATATAGCAGTCTCAAAGtcgaaaaagacaaaaaaagtatGTCagaagtgggatttgaacccacgccctcttTCGAAGACCAGAACTTgagtctggcgccttagaccactcgGCCATCCTGACGTTGTTGTCGTAATGACGGATTTATCCCCTCCCCAATAAATATATAGCAGTCTCAAAGtcgaaaaagacaaaaaaagtatGTCagaagtgggatttgaacccacgccctcttTCGAAGACCAGAACTTgagtctggcgccttagaccactcgGCCATCCTGACGATGTTATAATGATTACTtactttaatattttaatgattaataaccaagggttaattaattaattaattaatttttgatagtaaaataataaatattacctTATCCACTCTAGCATGGACCCCACATGCTTTTATCAAAAGACATCATTTTTCTCTTTATTACTAATTAGCACACacttaagtttataattaattaaacccTGATATCCAATTTATGACTAATTATATTAATTTCAAACGGATGGAAGGATATCCAAATATGATTTAAATGAAAGAAATAGTATTAAGTATACTGTAAGATTTGACGTAAGGAATTAATTATTTGACCTTCGTATTTGATATATCAATATTTATGGGTGCCATTACGTAAAATTAATACTTTCCTAATTATAAGCAATGGTTCTCAATAAATATCGAGTGGAGAGGTGGCTTTCCTCCGTAGCCTCCTCGTCTCTCATCGGGGTTTGGCCTCTCTCCACGGCGTCTTTCGTCGTTCTTGGATCGAATTGTCGTTTCGGGAGGTTGTTCTCAAATCATTCTTTTGAATTTTGCGTTCTCATGGATGATCTTCGTGGTTTGGCCAGTAGCTGTCATCTTTTTTGAACTCACGCAGTGATTAGGGTTTTTGTGGGGTTGTTGCGTTCGATCTTTGGTTCGTGTTTGTGAACGGAATCTGGATTTTCTCCTCCAATTATTGTCTTCTGTGACCTGATTCATAAGCTTTTGTGTTGGGATTTAAGGCTCCGTTCACGTCTTGGCCTTTCGGTTCTGAAATTTGGGGCGCAATTACTTGCCTCTGCCGGTTGTTTTTCCGATAATTCTTGGCTGATTCATATAATTATCTTCAAAATAGCTTGATATTTTGATAAATTCTTGTATTTGACATCATGTGGATCATTTGATGGGCTTGTATTCTGATAATTCTTGGCTGCGTGATACTTGCAGGGGGAGGTTGGCAATGTTTAGAACTGTGCTTCTATTATATTGCTTTATCTTTTGAAATTGAAATTTTCTCCCTGCTCTAGTCAATACTAGAATGACATGAGAATTTTGCTTCTGCTTTCGATTTTTTGCTTCCTATATATCTTTTCATACGAGGTGCTTGATCAATTTAGTTATCTCTAGTGCATTGCGATCTAATTACTGATTTGTTAACATCGAAAGCCTTTTGTCCCTGAgaaaacattatatcttgcttGATGAAAATGATTCTTAATGTTGTCTGTCTATCTACAATGCTAGGTAATGGCATAGTTCTTCCTCGCTATCTGTGTATATCTTGATATTCTCTCTGCCTAATACTCTTTATATGTGCTTGGTTTTCAGAAATGGCAGACAAAGAGAAAGACTGTCAAGAGAATCATGTTGATGGAAATGACTGGGAAGTTGTTTCTCTTTCAGCATCCATGATGGCTTCTGCAGCTGATCAAATGGGATTCGATCCATCAAATGTGAGTAAAGATAAGGAGTTCAAAAAAAGTGAAACAGAATCTTCTCCTTTAATCATGTCAAGTCACTTCGTATTTCCACCAATGGAGTACGAGACTGTTAAACTAAAAGATAGTAACTGTGAATTTGGCAATAGAGTCATGAATGAAGATGTAATCCCTGGTGATGAAAAGGGTAACACCACCaataagactcttgaagaaagcttTAAGACTAAATTGGATGGCAGCCTACATGGGATTCAGTTTTCTGAGAAAGACAAGGATCCTTCGTTTGGTGGCATAGACATTGGAGAAGGGAAGGCAACACAAGAA
Coding sequences within:
- the LOC103981248 gene encoding ATG8-interacting protein 1 isoform X2 → MADKEKDCQENHVDGNDWEVVSLSASMMASAADQMGFDPSNVSKDKEFKKSETESSPLIMSSHFVFPPMEYETVKLKDSNCEFGNRVMNEDVIPGDEKGNTTNKTLEESFKTKLDGSLHGIQFSEKDKDPSFGGIDIGEGKATQEMSLVLEEEMLLNSHGINDDHAETDSPLSYPNASSQIAENKNDRFSLPCGAWWKRHSITLYNHAKEANTMWSVIVVAALMGLAILGQRKQQEKPQLQQLQLRLSTNGQCINLMLGPMYKLESILATDHQHGSALGSAARNVDGNR